In Fusobacterium perfoetens, one genomic interval encodes:
- the pfkA gene encoding 6-phosphofructokinase — protein MKRIAILTSGGDAPGMNAAIRAAAKMAQYKGMEVYGVRRGYHGMLRDEIFPMDGRFISGIIDRGGTALLTARCPEFKDPKFRAIAAENLKRRGIEGIVVIGGDGSYRGADLLSKEHGFKVVGLPGTIDNDIIGTDFTIGFDTCLNTILDAISKLRDTATSHERTILVEVMGRRAGDLAVHACLAGGGDGLLIPEMENPIEMLAYQIQERRNTGRLHDIVLVAEGVGNINEIEEELKKRVSTEVRSVVLGHVQRGGTPSGRDRVLATRLAAKAVEVLEADEGGVMIGIEDGHVVTHEISYAWEGTKKNDVIELYRMADILSR, from the coding sequence ATGAAAAGAATAGCTATATTAACAAGCGGTGGAGATGCTCCTGGTATGAATGCAGCTATAAGAGCAGCAGCAAAAATGGCACAGTACAAAGGAATGGAAGTATACGGGGTAAGAAGAGGGTATCACGGAATGCTTAGAGATGAAATATTTCCAATGGATGGGCGTTTTATTTCAGGGATAATTGATAGAGGAGGAACTGCTTTATTAACAGCAAGATGTCCAGAGTTCAAAGATCCTAAATTCAGAGCAATAGCAGCAGAAAATTTAAAAAGAAGAGGAATAGAAGGAATAGTTGTTATCGGTGGAGACGGTTCTTACAGAGGGGCAGATCTTCTTTCTAAAGAACATGGATTTAAAGTTGTAGGTCTTCCTGGAACAATTGACAATGACATTATAGGAACAGATTTTACAATAGGATTTGATACTTGTTTAAATACAATACTTGATGCAATTTCTAAATTAAGAGATACAGCTACATCTCATGAAAGAACAATTCTTGTTGAAGTAATGGGAAGAAGAGCAGGAGACTTAGCAGTTCATGCTTGTCTTGCAGGAGGAGGAGATGGACTTCTTATTCCTGAAATGGAGAACCCTATTGAAATGCTTGCATATCAAATTCAAGAAAGAAGAAATACAGGAAGACTTCATGATATAGTTCTTGTTGCTGAAGGTGTAGGAAATATTAATGAGATAGAAGAAGAGCTTAAGAAAAGAGTATCAACAGAAGTAAGAAGCGTTGTACTTGGACATGTTCAAAGAGGAGGAACTCCAAGTGGTCGTGACAGAGTTCTTGCTACAAGACTTGCAGCAAAAGCAGTTGAAGTTTTAGAAGCAGATGAGGGAGGAGTAATGATTGGAATAGAAGATGGTCATGTAGTTACTCACGAAATCTCTTATGCTTGGGAAGGAACTAAGAAAAACGATGTAATAGAATTATATCGTATGGCAGATATCTTATCAAGATAA
- a CDS encoding Rqc2 family fibronectin-binding protein encodes MLYLDGISISKIKDELINCLQSKRVGKIFQNSTLSLSIHFGRTSLFFSCNPSLPICYINEDKEENFMEENSNFLLLLRKYLLNASLSNIEQLGFDRILKFHFSKLNELGEIKNYFLYFEIMGKHSNIIFTDEENKIISLLKKFSLEENSLRILFPGAEYVQPVVEKKISPLEIESTIFEDYLENSNVFHKVEGLGKRTLEFIHSYDDLKKILNDKIAPKIYFKEDVPVFASVLNIEPKAWDSVKEYKNFSEMVNTYIKMCSLSNSYNLLKTRLISSVQKEVKKTEKIILNIEKDIVLMSDHEKYKNIGDILASVLYSIKRGDNSVKAYDFYENKEIIIPLDPLLNPQGNLNKVYKKASKMKRGLEISRERLISFNQKIIYLESVLSFIEKSSDLKGLKNIEDELIGEKIIKPKEKTPKNKSKNKESENYGTAVIGEKTVYFGRNNKENDFLTFKFARKDDIWFHVKDIPGSHFIVKKEDFSEDDSFVKKVALYAAFYSKASKGDKVTVEYTEKKNLNKPKGAPLGFVTYNTAKTVTVIVPKSL; translated from the coding sequence TTGCTTTATCTTGACGGGATATCTATCTCTAAAATAAAAGATGAACTTATAAACTGCCTTCAAAGCAAAAGAGTTGGAAAGATTTTTCAAAATTCAACTCTTTCTTTGTCTATACACTTTGGCAGAACTTCATTATTTTTCTCTTGTAATCCGTCTCTTCCAATATGTTATATAAACGAAGATAAAGAGGAAAATTTTATGGAAGAAAACTCAAACTTTCTTCTGCTTTTAAGAAAATATCTTTTAAATGCTTCTCTTTCAAATATAGAGCAGCTTGGTTTTGACAGAATTTTAAAATTCCATTTTTCAAAACTTAATGAACTTGGAGAAATAAAAAACTATTTTCTTTATTTTGAAATTATGGGTAAACATTCAAATATTATTTTTACAGACGAAGAAAATAAAATAATTTCTCTTCTTAAAAAGTTTTCCTTAGAAGAAAATTCTCTTCGTATTCTTTTTCCTGGAGCAGAATATGTTCAGCCTGTTGTGGAAAAAAAGATAAGCCCACTTGAAATAGAAAGCACTATCTTTGAAGATTATCTTGAAAATAGTAATGTTTTTCATAAAGTGGAAGGACTTGGAAAAAGAACACTTGAATTTATTCATTCTTATGATGATTTAAAGAAAATACTAAATGATAAAATAGCTCCTAAAATCTATTTTAAAGAAGATGTTCCTGTTTTTGCTTCTGTTTTAAATATAGAACCTAAAGCATGGGACAGTGTAAAAGAATATAAAAATTTCAGTGAAATGGTAAATACATATATTAAAATGTGCTCCCTTTCAAATTCTTATAATCTTTTAAAAACAAGACTTATTTCTTCTGTACAAAAAGAAGTTAAAAAAACAGAAAAGATTATTTTAAATATTGAAAAAGATATTGTTCTTATGTCTGATCACGAAAAATATAAAAATATAGGAGATATTTTAGCATCTGTTTTATATTCTATTAAAAGAGGGGATAACTCTGTAAAAGCTTATGATTTCTATGAAAACAAAGAAATTATAATTCCCCTTGATCCACTTTTAAATCCTCAGGGAAACCTTAATAAGGTATATAAAAAGGCTTCAAAAATGAAAAGAGGTCTTGAAATAAGCAGAGAGCGTCTGATATCTTTTAATCAAAAAATTATTTATTTGGAAAGTGTCCTTTCTTTCATAGAAAAGTCTTCAGACCTTAAAGGGCTTAAAAATATTGAAGATGAACTTATTGGTGAAAAAATAATTAAGCCTAAAGAAAAAACTCCAAAAAATAAAAGCAAAAATAAAGAAAGTGAAAATTATGGAACTGCAGTTATAGGTGAAAAAACTGTATACTTTGGAAGAAATAACAAAGAAAATGATTTCCTTACTTTTAAATTTGCAAGAAAAGACGACATTTGGTTTCATGTTAAAGATATACCAGGATCACATTTTATTGTAAAAAAAGAAGATTTTAGTGAAGATGATAGTTTTGTTAAAAAAGTTGCCCTTTATGCTGCTTTTTATTCAAAAGCATCAAAGGGAGATAAAGTTACTGTTGAATACACTGAAAAGAAAAATCTTAATAAACCAAAAGGAGCACCTTTAGGTTTTGTTACATATAACACAGCAAAAACTGTTACTGTTATAGTTCCTAAAAGTTTATAA
- a CDS encoding MarR family transcriptional regulator has protein sequence MSSYGRKVNTVFENFYKLFYESEDLALKRGIKCLTHTELHIIEAIGKDSVTMNELSDRLAITMGTATVAITKLGEKGFVVRARSSTDRRKVHVSLSKKGLEALNYHNNYHKMIVSNITENIDKDDLEHFLKIFEKILENLKGQYEFLKPLPVTEFNVKEKVSIVEIKGTPIVLDYFREHGIEHYTVLEIAETKEADKIALKKADGTILEINILDAKNLIGIKAED, from the coding sequence ATGTCATCTTACGGAAGAAAAGTAAATACTGTATTTGAAAATTTCTATAAACTATTTTACGAATCAGAAGATTTAGCTCTAAAAAGAGGAATTAAATGTCTTACTCATACAGAACTTCATATTATTGAAGCTATCGGAAAAGATTCAGTTACAATGAACGAACTTTCTGACAGACTTGCAATAACAATGGGAACAGCAACTGTTGCAATAACAAAATTAGGAGAAAAAGGATTTGTTGTAAGAGCTCGTTCAAGTACAGACAGAAGAAAAGTTCATGTTTCTCTTTCAAAAAAAGGTCTTGAAGCTCTTAACTATCACAATAATTATCACAAAATGATAGTTTCAAATATAACTGAAAATATAGATAAAGATGATCTTGAACATTTCTTGAAAATTTTTGAAAAAATTCTTGAAAACTTAAAGGGACAGTATGAATTTTTAAAGCCTCTTCCTGTAACAGAATTTAATGTCAAAGAAAAAGTTTCAATAGTTGAAATTAAAGGAACACCTATAGTACTTGACTATTTCAGAGAACATGGAATTGAACATTACACTGTTCTTGAAATAGCTGAAACAAAAGAAGCAGATAAAATAGCTCTAAAAAAAGCTGACGGAACTATTTTAGAGATAAATATTTTAGATGCTAAAAACTTAATAGGAATCAAGGCGGAAGATTAA
- the rpe gene encoding ribulose-phosphate 3-epimerase: protein MKNIKIAPSILSADFSKLGEEVKAIDKAGADWVHIDVMDGIFVPNITFGPAVMKSIRDKTDLVFDVHLMITQPERYIEDFVKAGADMITIHVESTLHPHRVIQQIKSYGVKAGIVLNPGTPAESVKYLINDVDMVLVMSVNPGFGGQSFIESAVEKIKELRAMNPNVDIEVDGGITDETIGKCIKAGANIFVAGSYVFKGNYAERIANLKKEG from the coding sequence ATGAAAAATATTAAAATTGCCCCTTCTATACTATCAGCTGATTTCAGCAAACTTGGGGAAGAGGTTAAAGCAATAGATAAGGCTGGTGCAGATTGGGTGCATATTGATGTAATGGATGGAATCTTTGTACCAAACATAACTTTTGGACCAGCTGTAATGAAATCAATAAGAGACAAAACTGACCTTGTTTTTGATGTTCATCTTATGATAACACAGCCTGAAAGATATATTGAGGACTTTGTAAAAGCTGGAGCTGACATGATTACTATTCATGTGGAATCTACACTTCATCCTCATAGAGTTATACAACAAATAAAATCTTATGGTGTAAAAGCTGGAATAGTTCTAAATCCAGGAACTCCAGCAGAATCTGTTAAATATCTTATAAATGATGTTGACATGGTTCTTGTTATGAGTGTTAATCCAGGATTTGGAGGGCAATCATTTATTGAAAGTGCTGTTGAAAAAATAAAAGAATTAAGAGCAATGAATCCAAATGTTGACATTGAAGTTGACGGAGGAATTACTGATGAAACAATCGGAAAATGTATAAAAGCAGGAGCAAATATCTTTGTTGCAGGTTCTTATGTTTTCAAAGGAAATTATGCAGAAAGAATAGCCAACCTGAAAAAGGAGGGATAG
- the rsgA gene encoding ribosome small subunit-dependent GTPase A encodes MIKGRVINKIQGFYYVDDGTEQHECRLRGVLKRKDKKDNCVVGDYVEISEDNFIMNVFERKNIINRPLVANIDYLVIQFAAKDPEIELDRLNNLILNSIYHKISPIVVINKTDLLSEDEKEELTEKLSYLKNIDIPLFLVSTLKNENIHKVKEIIKGKTTAFGGPSGVGKSSILNIIQNKKELAVGETSKRLKAGKHTTRDSNLIALSEGGYVIDTPGFSSLELPPIENAEELVSLFKEFTFEEGYCKFLDCCHINEPGCVIKEKVMQGKISKIRYDFYKKVYEKLKNERWNRYEKY; translated from the coding sequence TTGATTAAAGGAAGAGTAATAAATAAAATTCAGGGATTCTATTATGTTGATGACGGTACAGAACAACATGAATGCAGGCTAAGAGGAGTTTTAAAAAGAAAAGACAAAAAAGATAACTGTGTTGTAGGAGACTATGTTGAAATTTCTGAAGATAATTTTATTATGAATGTCTTTGAAAGAAAAAATATAATCAACAGACCTCTTGTTGCAAATATTGATTATCTTGTTATTCAGTTTGCTGCAAAAGATCCTGAAATTGAGCTGGATAGGTTAAACAATCTTATTCTTAACAGCATTTATCACAAAATCTCTCCTATTGTTGTTATAAATAAAACAGATCTTTTATCTGAAGACGAGAAAGAAGAACTTACTGAAAAACTTTCTTATCTAAAAAATATAGATATACCTTTATTTTTAGTTTCAACACTAAAAAATGAAAATATTCATAAAGTAAAAGAAATTATAAAAGGAAAGACTACTGCTTTCGGAGGACCGAGTGGTGTAGGAAAATCAAGTATTTTAAATATTATACAAAATAAAAAAGAACTTGCTGTTGGAGAAACAAGCAAAAGATTAAAAGCTGGAAAACACACAACAAGAGACAGTAATCTTATAGCACTTTCAGAAGGAGGGTATGTTATTGATACCCCAGGATTTTCTTCTTTGGAACTTCCTCCCATTGAAAATGCTGAAGAACTTGTATCTCTTTTCAAAGAATTTACTTTTGAAGAGGGATATTGTAAATTTCTTGACTGCTGCCACATAAATGAACCAGGCTGCGTCATAAAAGAAAAAGTAATGCAAGGAAAAATATCAAAAATAAGATATGATTTTTATAAAAAAGTATATGAGAAATTAAAAAACGAGAGGTGGAACAGATATGAAAAATATTAA